From Streptomyces sp. GSL17-111, one genomic window encodes:
- a CDS encoding DUF1707 and FHA domain-containing protein — protein sequence MTTYEFAAQPPRLTDAERDHALGVLRESAADGRVSHRTFERRMELVLHARHPGELHAVLHDLGARQRRPGALERALGAVSGFPGRVRRAWLDERLPELLLPGPGPYPLSIGRAPGSVLRLGDHTVSRTHAQLRHTGAGWTLRDLGSFNGTWVNGRRVTGAVAVHPGDRVRFGQVGFRLTAP from the coding sequence ATGACGACGTACGAGTTCGCCGCGCAGCCACCGCGCCTGACCGACGCGGAGCGGGACCACGCGCTCGGCGTCCTGCGGGAGAGCGCGGCCGACGGACGCGTCTCCCACCGCACGTTCGAACGCCGGATGGAGCTGGTGCTGCACGCCCGGCACCCGGGCGAACTCCACGCCGTCCTGCACGACCTGGGGGCACGTCAGCGGCGGCCGGGGGCGCTGGAGCGGGCGCTGGGCGCCGTGTCGGGCTTCCCGGGGCGGGTGCGCCGCGCCTGGCTCGACGAACGGCTGCCCGAACTCCTACTGCCCGGCCCCGGCCCCTACCCGCTGTCGATCGGCCGGGCGCCCGGCTCGGTGCTGCGCCTCGGCGACCACACCGTCTCCCGGACGCACGCGCAGCTGCGGCACACCGGTGCCGGGTGGACGCTGCGGGACCTCGGTTCCTTCAACGGCACCTGGGTCAACGGCCGCCGCGTCACCGGTGCGGTGGCCGTGCACCCGGGCGACCGGGTCCGTTTCGGCCAGGTCGGCTTCCGGCTGACCGCGCCCTGA
- the treY gene encoding malto-oligosyltrehalose synthase has product MTEHPARSVAAVPTATYRVQLQPDHPFAAAARDVPAIAALGVSHLHLSPVLESVPGSTHGYDVTDHTRVRAELGGEAGLRALSRTAREHGLGLVVDIVPNHMSVPAPVSLNGPLWSVLADGPASPYAHWFDIDWEAGDGRVLLPVLGGRLNEELGALRVADGVLTYAEHRFPVRPGTETLPLPELLDAQHYRLGWWRLARTDLNYRRFFSVSELIGVRVEDPEVFEATHERILALLEEGVVDGLRVDHPDGLADPGGYLRRLHRRTGGAWTVVEKILGPDEHLPRGWPVAGTTGYDALRRLDAVFVDPEGAARLTDLYREVTRVADDAGGDWAATVHRAAREVIGHELDAEVRRLVRATHRALARADGQRRGDHADWALTRALRELLVRLPVYRLYRPPDDDPDLTGAFLTDLVADARAAFPVPEEADTVDLVSRLVLGDRELFARFAQVSGALRAKSVEDTAFYRYLPLLSAAEVGGDPGRPALPPDDFHAYCARLQRDWPATGTVLSTHDTKRSADVRAVLAALSEDPAGWGALLRRVMEATARSGGVGLDPHTAWLVWQTAHGLGVPDRARLAGALLKAVREAGLHTTWTEPDAAYEERVERYLDAGPCGAGRAPLAAYAEAARPQVRANVLGMALAHLTMPGVPDLYQGTERVYRTLVDPDNRRPVAFDAPERTPGEAPGEAPAEEKERLTRAALRLRREHPRWFGAEAGYTPLAAEGPAAEHCLAFGRGPGGESPAVVTVVSRLTRRLADAGGWRGTALPLPPGRWRNLLAPDARPVDGRAELGALLADLPVALLLRQ; this is encoded by the coding sequence GTGACCGAGCATCCAGCGCGTTCCGTCGCCGCCGTGCCCACCGCGACGTACCGCGTGCAGCTCCAGCCGGACCACCCCTTCGCCGCCGCCGCGCGCGACGTTCCGGCGATCGCCGCCCTCGGCGTCTCCCACCTGCACCTCTCGCCGGTGCTGGAGTCGGTGCCGGGCTCCACCCACGGCTACGACGTCACCGACCACACGCGCGTGCGGGCGGAGCTGGGCGGGGAGGCCGGGCTGCGGGCCCTGTCCCGGACCGCGCGGGAGCACGGGCTCGGCCTGGTCGTGGACATCGTGCCCAACCACATGTCCGTCCCGGCGCCCGTCAGCCTCAACGGGCCGCTGTGGTCCGTGCTGGCGGACGGACCGGCGTCCCCGTACGCGCACTGGTTCGACATCGACTGGGAGGCCGGCGACGGCCGGGTGCTCCTGCCCGTGCTGGGCGGTCGGCTGAACGAGGAGCTGGGCGCCCTGCGGGTGGCGGACGGCGTGCTGACGTACGCCGAGCACCGCTTCCCCGTGCGCCCCGGCACCGAGACGCTGCCGCTGCCGGAGCTGCTCGACGCCCAGCACTACCGGCTCGGCTGGTGGCGACTGGCCCGCACCGACCTCAACTACCGGCGCTTCTTCTCCGTCTCGGAGCTCATCGGCGTCCGGGTGGAGGACCCGGAGGTCTTCGAGGCGACCCACGAGCGGATCCTGGCCCTGCTGGAGGAGGGCGTCGTCGACGGGCTGCGCGTCGACCACCCCGACGGGCTGGCCGACCCCGGCGGGTACCTGCGGCGGCTGCACCGGCGCACGGGCGGGGCCTGGACCGTCGTGGAGAAGATCCTCGGGCCCGACGAACACCTTCCGCGGGGCTGGCCGGTCGCGGGGACGACCGGCTACGACGCCCTGCGCCGCCTCGACGCCGTCTTCGTGGACCCCGAGGGCGCCGCCCGGCTGACCGACCTGTACCGGGAGGTCACCCGGGTGGCCGACGACGCGGGCGGCGACTGGGCGGCCACCGTGCACCGGGCCGCCCGGGAGGTGATCGGCCACGAGCTGGACGCCGAGGTGCGGCGGCTCGTGCGGGCCACCCACCGGGCCCTGGCCCGGGCGGACGGACAGCGCCGTGGCGACCACGCCGACTGGGCGCTCACCCGGGCGCTGCGTGAACTCCTCGTCCGGTTGCCCGTCTACCGGCTCTACCGGCCGCCGGACGACGACCCCGACCTGACCGGCGCGTTCCTGACCGACCTCGTCGCCGACGCGCGGGCGGCCTTCCCCGTCCCGGAGGAGGCCGACACCGTCGACCTCGTCAGCCGGCTCGTGCTCGGCGACCGGGAGCTGTTCGCCCGGTTCGCGCAGGTCTCCGGCGCGCTGCGGGCGAAGTCCGTGGAGGACACGGCGTTCTACCGCTACCTTCCGCTGCTCTCCGCCGCCGAGGTGGGCGGCGATCCCGGCCGACCGGCCCTGCCCCCGGACGACTTCCACGCCTACTGCGCCCGGCTGCAGCGGGACTGGCCGGCCACCGGCACGGTCTTGTCCACGCACGACACCAAACGCAGCGCCGACGTGCGCGCGGTCCTCGCCGCCCTCAGCGAGGACCCGGCCGGGTGGGGCGCCCTGCTGCGGCGGGTCATGGAGGCCACCGCCCGCAGCGGCGGCGTCGGCCTGGACCCGCACACGGCCTGGCTCGTCTGGCAGACGGCGCACGGGCTCGGCGTCCCGGACCGGGCGCGGCTGGCCGGGGCGCTGCTCAAGGCCGTCCGGGAGGCGGGGCTGCACACCACCTGGACCGAACCGGACGCCGCCTACGAGGAGCGGGTCGAGCGGTACCTCGACGCGGGCCCCTGCGGAGCCGGCCGCGCGCCGCTGGCCGCGTACGCGGAGGCGGCCCGGCCGCAGGTGCGGGCCAACGTCCTCGGCATGGCGCTGGCGCACCTCACCATGCCCGGCGTCCCGGACCTCTACCAGGGCACGGAACGCGTCTACCGGACCCTCGTCGACCCGGACAACCGCCGCCCGGTCGCCTTCGACGCACCCGAGCGGACACCGGGGGAGGCACCGGGGGAGGCACCGGCGGAGGAGAAGGAGCGGCTCACCCGGGCCGCGCTGCGGCTGCGCCGGGAGCACCCGCGGTGGTTCGGCGCCGAGGCGGGCTACACCCCGCTCGCCGCCGAGGGCCCGGCCGCGGAGCACTGCCTGGCGTTCGGCCGGGGGCCGGGTGGGGAGAGCCCCGCCGTCGTCACCGTCGTCTCCCGGCTGACCCGCCGTCTCGCCGACGCGGGCGGCTGGCGCGGCACCGCCCTGCCGCTGCCGCCGGGGCGGTGGCGGAACCTGCTCGCACCCGACGCCCGGCCCGTCGACGGCCGCGCGGAGCTCGGTGCGCTGCTGGCCGACCTCCCCGTGGCGCTGCTGCTCCGGCAGTGA
- the msrB gene encoding peptide-methionine (R)-S-oxide reductase MsrB, which produces MAYEIEKPDEQWRAELTDEEYRVLRQAGTEPAFRGEYTDTDTEGVYACRACGAELFRSDTKFASHCGWPSFYDPADTAAVELVEDHSFGMSRTEVRCARCGSHLGHVFSGEGYPTPTDQRYCINSVSLRLEPKGS; this is translated from the coding sequence ATGGCGTACGAGATCGAGAAGCCGGACGAGCAGTGGCGCGCCGAGCTGACCGACGAGGAGTACCGCGTGCTGCGGCAGGCCGGGACCGAGCCGGCCTTCCGGGGCGAGTACACCGACACCGACACCGAGGGCGTCTACGCCTGCCGGGCCTGCGGCGCCGAGCTGTTCCGCTCCGACACCAAGTTCGCCTCGCACTGCGGCTGGCCGTCCTTCTACGACCCGGCGGACACCGCCGCCGTGGAACTGGTCGAGGACCACTCGTTCGGCATGTCGCGCACCGAGGTCCGCTGCGCCCGCTGCGGCTCCCACCTCGGGCACGTCTTCTCCGGCGAGGGCTATCCCACTCCGACGGACCAGCGGTACTGCATCAACTCCGTCTCCCTGCGGCTGGAGCCGAAGGGGAGCTGA
- the murC gene encoding UDP-N-acetylmuramate--L-alanine ligase, producing the protein MAPAVPSGMDRPHFIGIGGAGMSGIAKILALRGARVAGSDAKESATVAALRDLGVTVHVGHAAEHLAADATSVVVSSAIRADNPELAAAATHGVPVVHRSDALAGLMTDHRTIAVAGTHGKTTTTSMLAVSLGALGLDPSYAIGGDLAGPCSNAHHGTGGIFVAEADESDRSFHAYRPDVAIILNVELDHHANYGSMEEIHVSFETFAGRIRPGGTLVISADHPGARELTARVRGLADVTVATYGESPDADVRVLDVTARGLTSEVTVLLGGERLTFTVSVPGRHYAHNAVAALAAGVAAGVPAAALADALAAYTGVGRRLQRIGEAGGVQVIDSYAHHPSEMVADLEAMRAAAPEGRVLVVFQPHLFSRTKELGAEMGAALALADASIVLDVYPAREDPIPGVTSALITDAARARAADVTAAPGRDAVPEAVAAMAKPGDLVLTMGAGDVTELAPLILTRLENGGEH; encoded by the coding sequence ATGGCACCGGCTGTCCCGTCCGGCATGGACAGACCGCACTTCATCGGCATCGGCGGAGCCGGCATGTCGGGCATCGCCAAGATCCTCGCCCTGCGCGGGGCGCGGGTGGCGGGCAGCGACGCCAAGGAGTCGGCCACGGTCGCCGCCCTGCGCGACCTGGGCGTCACCGTGCACGTCGGCCACGCGGCCGAGCACCTCGCCGCCGACGCCACGTCCGTCGTCGTCTCCTCGGCCATCCGCGCGGACAACCCCGAGCTGGCCGCCGCGGCCACCCACGGCGTCCCCGTCGTGCACCGGTCGGACGCCCTGGCCGGGCTCATGACGGACCACCGCACGATCGCGGTCGCCGGGACGCACGGCAAGACCACGACGACGTCCATGCTCGCCGTCAGCCTCGGCGCCCTGGGGCTCGACCCGTCCTACGCCATCGGCGGGGACCTGGCGGGCCCGTGCAGCAACGCCCACCACGGCACGGGCGGCATCTTCGTCGCCGAGGCCGACGAGAGCGACCGCAGCTTCCACGCCTACCGCCCCGACGTCGCGATCATCCTCAACGTCGAGCTCGACCACCACGCCAACTACGGCTCCATGGAGGAGATCCACGTCTCCTTCGAGACGTTCGCCGGGCGGATCCGCCCCGGCGGCACCCTGGTGATCTCCGCCGACCACCCCGGAGCGCGCGAGCTGACCGCCCGGGTGCGGGGCCTCGCGGACGTCACCGTCGCCACCTACGGCGAGTCGCCGGACGCCGACGTGCGCGTCCTGGACGTCACCGCGCGCGGCCTGACCAGCGAGGTCACCGTGCTCCTCGGCGGCGAACGGCTCACCTTCACCGTCTCCGTGCCGGGGCGGCACTACGCGCACAACGCCGTGGCCGCACTCGCCGCGGGCGTCGCGGCGGGGGTGCCCGCCGCCGCGCTGGCCGACGCCCTGGCCGCCTACACCGGCGTGGGCCGCCGCCTCCAGCGCATCGGGGAGGCCGGGGGCGTGCAGGTCATCGACTCCTACGCGCACCACCCCAGCGAGATGGTCGCCGACCTGGAGGCGATGCGGGCCGCCGCGCCCGAGGGCCGGGTCCTGGTCGTCTTCCAGCCGCACCTGTTCAGCCGCACCAAGGAGCTGGGCGCGGAGATGGGCGCCGCGCTGGCCCTCGCCGACGCCTCGATCGTGCTGGACGTCTACCCCGCGCGGGAGGACCCGATCCCCGGCGTGACCAGCGCGCTCATCACGGACGCCGCCCGCGCGCGCGCCGCGGACGTCACGGCCGCGCCCGGGCGGGACGCGGTGCCCGAGGCCGTCGCGGCCATGGCCAAGCCGGGGGACCTCGTCCTGACCATGGGCGCCGGGGACGTGACGGAACTGGCGCCGCTGATCCTGACCCGCCTGGAGAACGGAGGGGAGCACTGA
- a CDS encoding response regulator transcription factor: MNAGPVRVLLVDDHPVVRRGLRAIIEELPGVAVVGEAGDGAAALAFLDAADGADAVAAADPAADDAPTGRARPDVVLMDLQMGGGMHGVDATRAIAARPAPPAVLILTTYSTDADILAAVEAGATGYLLKDAPPEELAAAVRAAARGETVLAPTVAARLLGRVRAGRPTLSPRESEILQLLAEGLANRQISRRLFISEATVKTHLVHIYDKLDVDSRTAAVAAGLAAGLIRPA, from the coding sequence GTGAACGCCGGGCCGGTGCGCGTGCTGCTCGTGGACGACCACCCCGTGGTGCGACGCGGACTGCGGGCCATCATCGAGGAGCTGCCCGGCGTGGCGGTCGTCGGGGAGGCGGGGGACGGCGCCGCCGCACTGGCCTTCCTCGACGCGGCGGACGGCGCCGACGCCGTAGCCGCCGCCGACCCCGCCGCCGACGACGCCCCCACGGGCCGGGCGCGGCCCGACGTCGTCCTGATGGACCTCCAGATGGGCGGCGGCATGCACGGGGTGGACGCCACCCGGGCCATCGCCGCACGTCCCGCGCCGCCCGCCGTGCTCATCCTCACCACCTACAGCACGGACGCCGACATCCTCGCCGCCGTCGAGGCCGGGGCCACGGGGTACCTCCTGAAGGACGCCCCGCCCGAGGAGCTGGCCGCCGCCGTCCGGGCGGCGGCCCGGGGCGAGACGGTCCTCGCGCCGACCGTCGCCGCCCGGCTGCTGGGCCGGGTGCGTGCGGGGCGCCCCACGCTCTCGCCCCGCGAGAGCGAGATCCTCCAGCTCCTCGCCGAGGGGCTGGCCAACCGGCAGATCTCCCGGCGGCTGTTCATCAGCGAGGCGACCGTCAAGACGCACCTGGTGCACATCTACGACAAGCTGGACGTCGACAGCCGTACGGCCGCCGTCGCGGCGGGGCTGGCGGCCGGGCTCATCAGGCCCGCCTGA
- a CDS encoding sensor histidine kinase, with protein sequence MAAAAVAPAATRTLGGVSSAPPPPAATAPSVERLLSAALHGTFAVLLVVALAASPAWLLPPGALLGAVYAAGVLDVRRSPSRRRARYWLGAVTALWLCLLAVEADVSYLAFPLFFLQLHLLPTRWALPAVAFTTGAVIAAQAAGTGGLTAAKVVGPLAGAAVAVLTAYGYAALHRESRERQRLIDDLVRTRGELAASQREAGRLAERQRLAREIHDTLAQGLSSIVLLSRAAHSALPDGPTSATAREHIREAERTAADNLAEARRFVHALTPPALTDAPLPEALRRLTAAPLGSGTRTEVTFRVEGEPCPLPVEAEVALLRLTQEALANVARHAHAPRAAVTLVFHASEVTLDVFDDGAGFVPGAPAGGFGLHGMRERIAELGGTLSVESAPGEGTAVAATLPLRAPVAVP encoded by the coding sequence ATGGCGGCTGCGGCCGTCGCCCCCGCCGCCACCCGTACCCTCGGCGGAGTGAGCTCCGCCCCGCCCCCTCCCGCCGCCACCGCCCCGTCCGTGGAGCGGCTGCTGAGCGCCGCGCTGCACGGCACCTTCGCGGTGCTCCTCGTCGTCGCGCTCGCCGCCTCACCCGCCTGGCTCCTGCCGCCCGGCGCGCTGCTGGGCGCGGTGTACGCCGCCGGGGTGCTGGACGTCCGCCGGTCCCCGTCCCGGCGGCGTGCGCGGTACTGGCTCGGCGCCGTCACCGCGCTGTGGCTCTGCCTGCTGGCCGTCGAGGCGGACGTCAGCTACCTCGCGTTCCCGCTCTTCTTCCTCCAGCTGCACCTGCTCCCCACCCGCTGGGCGCTGCCCGCCGTCGCTTTCACCACGGGCGCGGTGATCGCCGCACAGGCGGCCGGCACCGGCGGGCTGACGGCGGCGAAGGTCGTCGGGCCGCTGGCCGGGGCCGCCGTCGCCGTGCTCACCGCCTACGGCTACGCCGCGCTGCACCGCGAGAGCCGGGAGCGGCAGCGGCTCATCGACGACCTCGTCCGCACCCGGGGCGAGCTGGCGGCCAGCCAGCGCGAGGCCGGGCGCCTGGCCGAGCGCCAGCGCCTCGCCCGGGAGATCCACGACACCCTCGCCCAGGGGCTGTCCAGCATCGTCCTCCTCAGCCGCGCCGCGCACAGCGCGCTCCCCGACGGCCCCACCTCCGCCACCGCCCGGGAGCACATCCGCGAAGCGGAACGCACCGCGGCCGACAACCTCGCCGAGGCCCGGCGCTTCGTGCACGCCCTCACCCCGCCGGCCCTCACCGACGCGCCCCTGCCCGAGGCACTGCGCCGCCTGACCGCCGCGCCGCTCGGCTCCGGTACCCGCACCGAGGTCACCTTCCGGGTGGAGGGCGAGCCCTGCCCGCTGCCGGTGGAGGCCGAGGTGGCACTCCTGCGGCTGACCCAGGAGGCGCTGGCCAACGTCGCCCGGCACGCCCACGCCCCGCGCGCCGCCGTCACCCTCGTCTTCCACGCGAGCGAGGTGACGCTGGACGTCTTCGACGACGGCGCGGGGTTCGTCCCCGGCGCCCCGGCGGGCGGCTTCGGGCTCCACGGCATGCGGGAGCGCATCGCGGAGCTGGGCGGAACGCTGTCCGTGGAGTCCGCTCCCGGCGAGGGCACCGCCGTGGCCGCGACCCTGCCGCTGCGCGCCCCCGTGGCGGTGCCGTGA
- a CDS encoding ABC transporter permease, whose product MFVALRDLRFARGRFALMGVVVTLLATLVVFLHGLTEGLARDSSSAVAGLPADRIAFGAPTGAEPEVSFSDSTVSAEQARGWAAADGVRAAEPLGVAMTRLTGRDSAGSVSLFGGPPALLPRLTEGAAPGRGEAAVSAAVAEEYGLAVGGPVRLGTRELTVSGVTEDRAHAHAPTVWTDLPTWHAVSGHERPTVLALTLSADADTPAVDARLATAAVPTGDAVEGIASHAAEQGSLRLVQGCLFVVAALVTGAFFTVWTVQRRPEVAVLKAVGASSGYLVRDALAQALVLLLGGTLLGAGLALAGGLVAVRGVPFVLDVRTAAPPVAAMVVLGLAGAALAVRRITSVDPLTALGASR is encoded by the coding sequence GTGTTCGTCGCCCTCCGTGACCTCCGCTTCGCCCGTGGGCGGTTCGCCCTGATGGGCGTCGTGGTCACGCTGCTCGCCACGTTGGTGGTGTTCCTGCACGGCCTCACCGAGGGGCTGGCCCGGGACTCCTCCTCGGCCGTCGCCGGGCTGCCGGCCGACCGGATCGCCTTCGGGGCGCCGACCGGCGCCGAGCCGGAGGTGTCGTTCTCCGACAGCACGGTCTCCGCCGAGCAGGCGCGGGGCTGGGCTGCGGCGGACGGGGTACGCGCGGCCGAGCCGCTGGGCGTCGCGATGACCCGGCTGACGGGCCGGGACAGCGCGGGCTCGGTGAGCCTCTTCGGCGGCCCGCCGGCCCTGCTCCCCCGCCTGACCGAGGGGGCGGCGCCGGGCCGGGGCGAGGCGGCGGTCAGTGCGGCGGTCGCCGAGGAGTACGGGCTGGCCGTGGGCGGGCCGGTGCGGCTCGGCACGCGGGAGCTGACGGTCTCCGGGGTCACCGAGGACCGCGCCCACGCCCACGCCCCCACCGTCTGGACGGACCTGCCGACCTGGCACGCGGTGAGCGGCCACGAACGGCCGACGGTGCTCGCCCTGACCCTGTCCGCCGACGCCGACACCCCGGCGGTCGACGCCCGGCTCGCGACGGCCGCCGTGCCGACCGGCGACGCAGTGGAGGGGATCGCGAGCCACGCCGCCGAGCAGGGCAGCCTCCGGCTCGTCCAGGGCTGCCTGTTCGTCGTGGCCGCGCTGGTGACCGGGGCGTTCTTCACCGTCTGGACGGTGCAGCGCCGACCGGAGGTCGCCGTGCTCAAGGCCGTGGGGGCGAGCAGCGGCTACCTCGTACGCGACGCCCTGGCCCAGGCCCTCGTGCTCCTGCTGGGCGGCACCCTGCTCGGCGCGGGCCTGGCGCTGGCGGGCGGGCTGGTGGCGGTGCGCGGGGTGCCCTTCGTCCTGGACGTGCGGACGGCCGCGCCGCCGGTGGCCGCCATGGTCGTGCTCGGTCTGGCCGGGGCCGCGCTCGCCGTCCGCCGCATCACCTCCGTCGACCCCCTGACCGCGCTGGGAGCCAGCCGATGA
- a CDS encoding ABC transporter ATP-binding protein encodes MPLALDRVRLTYPDGDRRLTALDDVSLRVAAGELVAVAGPSGSGKSSLLAVAATLLRPDAGTVRLAGQDVGALRAAARTAWRRTAVGIVFQQPNLLPSLTSVEQLLVMAHLRGGRRALRRAGERRRAEELLETVGLDASRRRRRPHQLSGGERQRVNIARALFGEPAVLLVDEPTSALDHERGARVAELLREVTRRHGTATVLVTHDLSVLGRADRVLDMADGRLTARAGVTPRARTA; translated from the coding sequence ATCCCCCTCGCCCTGGACCGCGTGCGCCTCACCTACCCGGACGGGGACCGGCGGCTCACCGCGCTGGACGACGTCAGCCTGCGGGTCGCGGCCGGTGAGCTGGTCGCGGTGGCCGGACCGTCCGGCTCGGGGAAGTCCTCGCTGCTGGCGGTGGCCGCGACGCTGCTGCGCCCGGACGCCGGGACGGTCCGCCTCGCCGGGCAGGACGTCGGCGCGTTGCGGGCGGCGGCCCGCACCGCGTGGCGGCGCACGGCCGTGGGCATCGTCTTCCAGCAGCCGAACCTCCTGCCCTCACTGACGTCCGTGGAGCAGTTGCTGGTGATGGCCCACCTGCGGGGCGGACGCCGGGCGCTGCGGCGGGCGGGTGAGCGGCGCCGGGCGGAGGAGCTGCTGGAGACGGTCGGCCTGGACGCGTCCCGGCGGCGGCGCAGGCCGCACCAGCTCTCCGGGGGTGAACGCCAGCGGGTGAACATCGCCAGGGCGCTGTTCGGCGAGCCGGCGGTGCTGCTGGTCGACGAGCCGACCTCGGCGCTGGACCACGAGCGCGGGGCCCGGGTGGCGGAGCTGCTGCGGGAGGTGACCCGCAGGCACGGCACCGCGACCGTCCTGGTGACGCACGACCTCAGTGTGCTCGGCCGCGCGGACCGGGTGCTGGACATGGCCGACGGCCGGCTCACCGCCCGCGCGGGCGTCACTCCGCGTGCGCGAACAGCCTGA
- a CDS encoding indole-3-glycerol phosphate synthase: protein MFTTVLMIEKPLVPTDVELVTTLHGEEEVSFVVLMQPRGRQDRLLRALDDVALGELEQAVHEAEEPEDGDVAQPARLALEHSLKSLRETGAGAEGRLIDKHPLDVLKSVVARSNADEVIVLTAPHLVEEFFHRDWASRARHQVGVPVLRLFAHAE, encoded by the coding sequence GTGTTCACGACCGTACTCATGATCGAGAAGCCGCTGGTGCCGACGGACGTGGAGCTCGTCACCACCCTCCACGGCGAGGAGGAGGTCTCCTTCGTCGTCCTCATGCAGCCGCGCGGGCGGCAGGACCGCCTGCTGCGGGCCCTGGACGACGTCGCGCTCGGCGAGCTGGAGCAGGCCGTGCACGAGGCCGAGGAACCGGAGGACGGCGACGTCGCGCAGCCCGCCCGGCTCGCCCTCGAACACTCCCTCAAGTCGCTGCGCGAGACCGGCGCCGGGGCCGAGGGACGGCTGATCGACAAGCACCCGCTCGACGTCCTGAAGTCCGTCGTCGCGCGGTCCAACGCCGACGAGGTCATCGTGCTCACGGCACCGCACCTGGTGGAGGAGTTCTTCCACCGGGACTGGGCCTCCCGGGCCCGCCACCAGGTCGGCGTACCGGTGCTCAGGCTGTTCGCGCACGCGGAGTGA
- a CDS encoding pyrimidine reductase family protein, whose amino-acid sequence MRRLFPLSPDASGHPDVTVDREWSLAELADAYAYPGADACPPHGPEPAGRSWLRGNMVASLDGAAHHDGRSQPLSNATDMRVFGVLRGLADAVVVGAETVRTEGYRPAKARAAFAERRAAAGQAPAPAVAVLSAGLDLDFTAPLFTSPVTPTLVVTGAGAPAERVEAARHAGARVVFAGEGVGADPARVPAALAGEGHRRLLTEGGPWVLGEFASAGVLDELCLTVAPRITAGDAPRIMKGATFPVPVEFALESLLEEAGFLFTRYRRQ is encoded by the coding sequence ATGCGACGCCTGTTCCCTTTGTCCCCCGATGCCTCCGGACATCCGGACGTCACCGTCGACCGCGAGTGGAGCCTTGCGGAGCTCGCCGACGCGTACGCCTACCCGGGGGCCGACGCGTGCCCACCGCACGGGCCCGAGCCCGCCGGCCGGAGCTGGCTGCGGGGCAACATGGTCGCGTCGCTGGACGGCGCGGCGCACCACGACGGCCGGTCGCAGCCCCTGTCCAACGCCACCGACATGCGGGTCTTCGGCGTGCTGCGCGGGCTGGCGGACGCCGTCGTGGTGGGGGCCGAGACGGTGCGCACGGAGGGCTACCGCCCGGCGAAGGCCCGCGCGGCGTTCGCCGAGCGCCGCGCGGCGGCGGGGCAGGCGCCCGCGCCCGCCGTCGCGGTGCTCAGCGCGGGCCTGGACCTGGACTTCACGGCGCCGCTGTTCACCTCCCCGGTGACCCCCACGCTGGTGGTGACGGGAGCCGGGGCGCCCGCCGAACGGGTCGAGGCCGCGCGGCACGCCGGGGCGCGGGTCGTCTTCGCGGGGGAGGGCGTGGGCGCCGACCCGGCCCGCGTCCCGGCGGCGCTGGCCGGGGAGGGGCACCGCAGGCTGCTGACCGAGGGCGGCCCCTGGGTGCTCGGGGAGTTCGCCTCGGCGGGCGTCCTGGACGAGCTGTGCCTGACCGTCGCACCCCGGATCACGGCGGGCGACGCCCCGCGGATCATGAAGGGCGCCACCTTCCCCGTCCCCGTGGAGTTCGCCCTGGAGTCCCTGCTGGAGGAGGCCGGCTTCCTGTTCACGCGTTACCGTCGGCAGTGA